A genomic window from Barnesiella propionica includes:
- the leuD gene encoding 3-isopropylmalate dehydratase small subunit — MKEKLNILTSTCVPLPLENVDTDQIIPARFLKATSREGFGDNLFRDWRYDKEGNPVGDFVLNNPEYSGKILVAGKNFGSGSSREHAAWAISGYGFRVIVSSFFADIFKNNALNNCVLPVVVSETFLNNLFSSIAQDSQTTVTVNLEKQIITNDKTGETESFEINPYKKNCLMNGLDDIDFLLTNKDKIEAWENASK; from the coding sequence ATGAAAGAAAAACTTAACATACTCACAAGCACTTGCGTCCCGTTACCATTGGAAAATGTGGATACAGACCAGATTATACCCGCACGCTTTCTGAAAGCTACATCCAGAGAAGGTTTTGGAGACAACCTGTTCAGAGATTGGCGTTACGACAAAGAAGGTAATCCTGTCGGGGATTTCGTATTGAATAATCCCGAATATTCCGGAAAAATACTGGTAGCCGGAAAGAATTTCGGAAGCGGGTCGAGCCGGGAACACGCAGCATGGGCAATAAGCGGATATGGATTCAGGGTTATCGTGTCGAGCTTCTTTGCCGACATATTCAAGAACAATGCCCTTAATAACTGCGTACTGCCTGTAGTCGTATCGGAAACATTCCTGAATAATCTATTCTCTTCAATCGCACAAGACTCTCAAACGACAGTTACGGTAAATCTGGAAAAGCAAATCATTACAAACGATAAAACAGGAGAGACCGAATCTTTCGAGATCAATCCTTATAAAAAAAACTGTCTGATGAACGGGTTGGATGATATCGACTTTTTATTGACCAATAAAGATAAGATCGAAGCATGGGAAAATGCGTCAAAATAG
- the gcvPA gene encoding aminomethyl-transferring glycine dehydrogenase subunit GcvPA — translation MHKYFPHTSSDIETMLKKIGAKSLDELYKEIPEEIRLTRDYALPSSFTESEIREYFSKLGDLNIRLIPFAGAGAYDHYTPAVIPQLISRSEFLTAYTPYQPEISQGTLQYIFEFQSYISELTEMDCCNASMYDGATATAEAMFMAVAQAKKKNKILISQTVHPHILNVVRTYAKYKNIEISEIAEKNGITDKEDMQRQILAGDVAGVIVNNPNFYGIIEDYDGYADMIHAQKALFIMNNDPSTLSILKTPGEWGADIACGDGQSLGIPLNFGGPHVGYLACTKELMRKLPGRIVGATRDMDGKRAFVLTLQAREQHIRREKANSNICSNQSLMALYVTIYMSLMGKEGLKRVNEISYSGAHYLCSELLRTGKFSLCYDQPFFKEFAVTTTLDAKKLYQKCIDRGILCGIRLETVKPEMKNALLLCVTEKRTKAEIDNLLSLIEKEI, via the coding sequence ATGCATAAATACTTTCCGCATACCTCGTCCGACATAGAAACAATGCTCAAAAAGATAGGAGCTAAATCTCTGGACGAATTGTATAAAGAAATTCCGGAAGAAATTCGCCTGACAAGAGATTACGCACTACCCTCTTCATTTACGGAGAGCGAAATACGAGAATACTTTAGCAAACTGGGAGACTTGAACATTCGTTTGATCCCGTTTGCCGGAGCCGGAGCCTACGATCATTATACGCCGGCTGTAATTCCGCAACTTATCTCCCGGTCGGAATTTTTAACAGCTTATACACCTTATCAACCCGAAATTTCGCAAGGCACATTACAGTATATTTTCGAATTCCAAAGTTACATATCGGAACTCACAGAAATGGATTGTTGTAATGCATCCATGTACGACGGGGCTACAGCTACGGCAGAAGCGATGTTCATGGCAGTGGCTCAGGCCAAGAAAAAAAATAAGATACTTATATCGCAAACCGTACACCCGCATATCCTGAACGTTGTACGCACTTATGCCAAATACAAAAACATAGAGATAAGTGAGATCGCTGAAAAAAACGGCATTACCGACAAGGAAGATATGCAAAGACAAATCTTGGCAGGAGATGTGGCCGGAGTCATCGTAAACAATCCTAATTTTTACGGAATTATAGAAGATTATGACGGATATGCCGACATGATACACGCTCAAAAAGCTCTGTTTATCATGAATAACGATCCCTCTACCCTGAGTATTCTGAAAACTCCGGGAGAATGGGGAGCCGATATTGCTTGCGGAGACGGACAGTCATTGGGAATTCCTCTGAATTTCGGAGGTCCTCACGTCGGTTACCTGGCTTGTACCAAAGAATTGATGAGAAAATTACCGGGACGCATAGTAGGTGCTACCAGGGATATGGACGGAAAACGGGCTTTTGTTCTCACCTTACAGGCACGGGAACAACATATCCGGCGGGAAAAAGCTAATAGCAACATCTGTTCCAATCAATCCCTTATGGCGCTATACGTAACAATATATATGTCCTTGATGGGGAAAGAAGGTTTAAAGAGGGTTAATGAAATATCTTATTCGGGAGCTCATTATTTATGCAGTGAACTGTTACGAACTGGTAAATTCAGTTTATGCTACGACCAGCCCTTTTTCAAAGAATTTGCAGTTACAACGACATTAGATGCTAAAAAACTATATCAGAAATGTATAGACCGGGGAATATTGTGCGGTATCAGGCTGGAAACAGTGAAACCTGAAATGAAAAACGCCTTGCTGCTATGTGTCACCGAAAAAAGGACTAAAGCCGAAATAGATAATCTACTGTCATTAATCGAGAAGGAGATATAG
- the lpdA gene encoding dihydrolipoyl dehydrogenase: MESDIIIIGGGPGGYETALYAAKQGLSVTLFEGGRLGGTCLNEGCIPTKSLCRNAAVLEDIKEAGTWGIKDLTYTFDWQKVIERKNEIVNNLASGIEFLMKHKLIKVVREYATFRDDHTVTSPSGESYTAHNIIIATGSYARTLPIEGINLPGVITSKELLDINHIPERLCIIGAGVIGLEFASIFRSFGSEVTILEFAKDIIPNFDTDISKRLKQSLAKKGIQIVNQAIVGHIKPKDTGLIISYEFKGVQQETIADIVLVSVGRNANTETLNLEATHVEQTSKGIVTNDFFETTVPGIYAIGDVNGKCMLAHAATYQGKKVINNILNKRDDINLKLIPSAVFTTPEVAATGLTEEDCKQKNISFKSHKAMFRTNGKALSMGSPDGLCKIIVDEQENIIGCHILGAHAADLIHEITALIATRCTLPQLRDIIHAHPTLSEVIQDCAQE; this comes from the coding sequence ATGGAAAGTGATATTATTATAATAGGAGGAGGGCCGGGCGGATATGAGACTGCTCTTTACGCTGCAAAACAAGGATTATCCGTAACTCTTTTCGAAGGAGGTCGTTTGGGCGGAACATGCTTAAACGAAGGATGTATTCCTACAAAAAGTTTGTGCAGGAACGCTGCAGTCTTAGAGGATATAAAAGAAGCCGGTACATGGGGAATAAAAGACTTAACTTATACATTTGACTGGCAAAAGGTAATAGAACGAAAAAACGAGATTGTAAACAATCTGGCATCGGGCATCGAATTCCTGATGAAACACAAGTTAATAAAAGTGGTACGGGAATATGCGACCTTTCGGGACGACCACACCGTAACCAGTCCTTCCGGTGAAAGCTATACGGCACACAATATTATCATAGCTACCGGTTCCTACGCACGCACGTTACCTATCGAAGGAATAAATTTGCCTGGTGTGATCACCTCAAAAGAACTACTGGATATTAATCACATTCCAGAACGGTTATGTATTATCGGAGCAGGAGTTATCGGTTTGGAATTTGCTTCCATCTTCCGTAGTTTCGGAAGTGAAGTAACTATTTTAGAATTTGCAAAAGATATAATCCCGAATTTTGATACAGATATAAGCAAACGGCTCAAACAATCCCTTGCAAAAAAAGGCATACAAATCGTAAACCAGGCAATAGTCGGTCATATTAAACCGAAAGATACCGGGCTTATCATCTCTTACGAATTTAAAGGTGTACAACAAGAAACGATTGCCGACATTGTACTCGTTTCTGTCGGCAGGAATGCTAATACGGAAACATTGAACCTGGAGGCCACCCATGTAGAGCAAACTTCAAAAGGTATCGTTACGAACGATTTCTTCGAAACTACCGTCCCCGGAATATATGCAATAGGTGACGTAAACGGAAAATGTATGTTGGCTCATGCCGCTACATACCAAGGGAAAAAAGTAATTAATAATATTTTAAATAAACGAGACGATATTAATCTCAAGCTTATACCATCTGCAGTGTTCACAACCCCCGAAGTAGCAGCGACCGGACTTACAGAAGAGGATTGCAAACAAAAGAACATTTCTTTCAAATCTCATAAAGCCATGTTCAGAACAAACGGTAAAGCACTAAGCATGGGATCACCGGACGGTTTATGTAAAATTATTGTTGACGAACAGGAGAACATCATAGGCTGTCATATACTGGGCGCCCATGCGGCAGATCTTATACACGAAATAACCGCATTGATTGCCACCAGATGTACCCTTCCTCAATTACGGGATATAATTCACGCCCACCCTACTCTTTCCGAAGTCATACAGGATTGCGCCCAGGAATAA
- the gcvT gene encoding glycine cleavage system aminomethyltransferase GcvT, with protein MENTKKTCLYDKHLALNAKMMPFGGFDMPLEYKTIIEEHNAVRNHAGIFDVSHMGEILISGPDSEKYINHIFTNDIGNAPSGKIFYGIMLYPHGGCVDDLLVYKKNDDTFFLVVNASNIEKDFEWMKKNSEGFDITIDNQSEQYGEVAVQGPEAWKIIERLLKISVNDLSFYTFKEILYNGEKIIISRTGYTGEDGFELYGSPKFINYVWDTLVNSNEVQPCGLGCRDTLRFEVALPLYGHELSEDITPLEAGLGSFVKLDKEEFIGKGSLALQKTEGIKRKIVGIELFDKAIPRNGYEVYANGKNIGYVTTGYNSISTGKSVCMALIDQRYSALDTDVEIHIRKKFFPGKVVKKRFYQKNYKK; from the coding sequence ATGGAAAACACTAAAAAGACTTGCTTGTATGACAAACACCTGGCATTGAACGCAAAAATGATGCCTTTCGGCGGCTTTGACATGCCACTGGAATACAAAACTATCATAGAAGAACACAACGCCGTTCGGAACCATGCAGGAATATTCGATGTATCTCACATGGGAGAAATTCTTATCAGCGGTCCCGACAGCGAAAAATATATTAATCATATTTTCACAAATGATATCGGTAACGCCCCCTCCGGTAAAATTTTTTACGGTATTATGCTATATCCTCACGGAGGGTGTGTAGACGATCTTCTGGTATATAAGAAAAATGACGACACATTTTTTCTGGTCGTCAACGCATCCAATATAGAAAAAGATTTCGAATGGATGAAAAAAAACAGCGAAGGATTCGACATTACCATTGATAACCAGTCGGAACAATATGGAGAAGTTGCCGTACAAGGACCCGAAGCCTGGAAAATAATAGAACGTTTGCTCAAGATAAGCGTAAACGATCTTTCTTTTTATACATTTAAAGAAATTCTCTATAACGGAGAGAAAATTATTATTTCACGCACCGGATACACAGGTGAAGACGGATTCGAATTATACGGAAGTCCGAAATTTATCAATTATGTATGGGATACACTCGTGAATTCAAATGAAGTACAACCCTGCGGACTCGGGTGCCGGGATACATTACGTTTCGAAGTTGCACTTCCTTTATACGGACATGAACTTTCCGAAGATATAACCCCATTAGAAGCCGGCCTGGGTTCTTTTGTAAAACTAGACAAAGAAGAATTTATAGGGAAAGGATCACTGGCGTTACAAAAAACAGAAGGAATCAAACGAAAAATAGTAGGTATAGAATTATTCGATAAAGCTATTCCCCGGAACGGATACGAAGTGTATGCCAATGGAAAAAATATAGGATACGTAACAACCGGATATAATTCTATTTCTACGGGAAAAAGCGTATGTATGGCACTTATAGATCAGAGATATAGTGCTTTAGACACCGACGTTGAAATTCACATACGCAAGAAATTTTTCCCTGGGAAAGTCGTAAAGAAACGATTCTATCAGAAGAATTACAAAAAATAG
- a CDS encoding alpha-isopropylmalate synthase regulatory domain-containing protein, which yields MGKCVKIEIMDTTLRDGEQTSGVSFVPHEKLMIARLLLEELKVDRIEIASARVSDGEFDAVKMICDWAARRNLLHKVEVLGFVDGKASLDWIHATGCRVINLLCKGSLKHCTYQLKKSPEEHIENILTVVNYANELDIEVNVYLEDWSNGMKDSPEYVFQMMDALKPTTIKRFMLPDTLGILNPLQVIEFMRKMKKRYPDTHFDFHAHNDYDLAVSNVLAAVLSGVKGLHTTINGLGERAGNAPLASVQAILKDHFNAITNIDESRLNDVSRVVESYSGIMIPANKPIVGENVFTQVAGVHADGDNKKNLYCNDLLPERFGRIREYALGKTSGKANIRKNLESLGLELDEESMRKVAERIIELGDKKELVTQEDLPYIISDVLKHDGMNNKVKLKSYFVTLTHGLKPMATLSIEINGITYEESSSGDGQYDAFVRALRKVYKVTLGRKFPMLINYAVSIPPGGRTDAFVQTVITWSFNDKILRTRGLDADQTEAAIKATIKMLNVIENMDLTEN from the coding sequence ATGGGAAAATGCGTCAAAATAGAAATCATGGATACGACTCTCCGCGATGGTGAACAAACCAGCGGAGTATCTTTCGTACCTCATGAAAAACTGATGATCGCCCGTCTATTACTGGAAGAATTAAAAGTCGACCGTATAGAAATCGCATCGGCACGTGTATCTGACGGAGAATTCGATGCTGTAAAAATGATATGCGACTGGGCCGCCCGTAGAAATCTATTGCACAAAGTAGAAGTACTGGGATTCGTCGACGGAAAAGCATCATTAGACTGGATACATGCCACAGGCTGCCGTGTCATCAATCTGCTCTGCAAAGGTTCGTTGAAACATTGCACCTATCAATTGAAAAAAAGTCCGGAAGAACATATCGAAAATATACTGACTGTCGTAAATTATGCCAATGAACTGGATATCGAAGTAAATGTTTATCTCGAAGACTGGAGTAACGGAATGAAAGATTCTCCCGAATATGTCTTTCAAATGATGGATGCCCTAAAACCTACGACGATAAAACGTTTCATGTTGCCCGACACACTGGGTATACTGAATCCGCTACAGGTAATCGAATTTATGAGAAAAATGAAAAAACGATACCCAGATACCCATTTCGATTTCCATGCCCATAACGATTATGACCTGGCGGTAAGTAACGTTCTGGCTGCCGTGCTAAGCGGAGTAAAAGGACTGCACACGACCATAAACGGTCTGGGAGAAAGAGCCGGAAACGCACCGCTCGCCAGTGTACAAGCAATCCTAAAAGACCATTTCAATGCGATAACGAATATTGATGAAAGTCGCCTGAACGACGTCAGCCGGGTAGTGGAATCATATTCCGGAATCATGATACCGGCCAATAAACCCATCGTGGGAGAAAACGTTTTCACACAAGTTGCCGGAGTGCATGCCGACGGAGACAATAAGAAAAACCTATATTGCAACGACCTGCTCCCCGAACGTTTCGGGCGCATACGTGAATATGCGCTGGGCAAAACTTCCGGGAAAGCTAACATCCGGAAGAATCTTGAATCCCTCGGACTGGAACTGGACGAAGAATCCATGCGAAAAGTCGCAGAACGTATCATCGAACTGGGAGACAAGAAAGAACTGGTCACACAGGAAGATCTGCCATATATCATTTCGGACGTATTGAAACATGACGGAATGAACAATAAGGTAAAACTGAAAAGTTATTTTGTAACCTTGACCCACGGACTGAAGCCTATGGCTACATTAAGTATCGAGATCAACGGAATAACTTACGAAGAAAGCTCCTCAGGAGACGGACAATACGATGCTTTCGTCCGTGCATTACGCAAAGTATACAAAGTAACATTGGGCCGGAAATTCCCTATGCTTATCAACTATGCCGTAAGCATTCCCCCCGGAGGCCGTACCGATGCATTCGTCCAGACAGTTATTACTTGGAGTTTCAACGACAAAATATTACGTACCAGGGGACTTGATGCGGATCAGACGGAAGCAGCCATTAAAGCGACTATTAAAATGCTCAATGTCATAGAGAATATGGACTTAACCGAAAATTAA
- a CDS encoding lipoate--protein ligase, with product MKYITLPDNKVRRLSFYLAMEEYVARHFGDEEYFFMWQVNPTVIFGRNQLMENEINMKYVQKNKIEYYRRKSGGGCVYADRSNIMFSYITKDFNVGFTFDKYLRLVAHTLNKLGIKAEATGRNDITVDGKKISGNAFYRTAGKSIVHGTMLFDTNIKDLVLSITPSNEKLITKGIESVRKRVTNLKEYLDIDIGTFKSFMRTQLCDSEIAIQPKEITGIENIEKEYLKESWILGNNPRYTLIKKGYGTAGEIEIRLEIKNGIIKEINLMGDYFPIGEMERFLNTFTGVTFEYNTIRNILDKIKIEEYILNLTQDQFLEILFEENKEPKH from the coding sequence ATGAAATATATCACATTACCCGATAATAAGGTCCGCCGTTTATCTTTCTACCTCGCTATGGAGGAATATGTGGCCCGGCATTTCGGAGATGAAGAATATTTCTTTATGTGGCAAGTCAATCCCACTGTTATTTTTGGCCGTAATCAACTCATGGAAAACGAAATCAACATGAAATACGTACAAAAAAACAAGATCGAATACTACCGTCGCAAATCGGGCGGAGGTTGCGTATATGCCGACCGAAGCAACATCATGTTTTCTTATATTACCAAAGACTTCAATGTAGGGTTCACCTTCGATAAATACTTACGGTTAGTTGCCCACACCTTGAATAAACTGGGAATCAAAGCAGAAGCGACAGGACGAAACGATATTACGGTAGATGGAAAAAAAATATCGGGAAATGCTTTTTACAGAACCGCAGGAAAAAGCATAGTACACGGCACTATGTTGTTCGATACAAATATAAAAGACCTCGTACTGTCTATTACACCCAGTAATGAAAAACTGATAACCAAAGGCATAGAATCGGTACGGAAACGCGTAACCAATCTGAAAGAATATCTGGACATCGACATCGGCACATTTAAATCATTTATGCGTACACAGTTATGCGATTCCGAAATTGCTATTCAGCCCAAAGAAATTACCGGGATCGAAAATATTGAGAAAGAATATCTCAAAGAATCCTGGATATTAGGGAACAATCCCCGGTACACTCTCATTAAAAAAGGTTATGGAACAGCCGGAGAAATAGAAATCCGACTGGAAATCAAAAACGGAATTATAAAAGAAATAAATTTGATGGGAGACTATTTCCCTATAGGAGAAATGGAACGTTTCCTGAACACATTCACCGGAGTGACATTTGAATACAATACCATAAGGAATATTTTGGACAAAATAAAAATAGAAGAATATATCCTGAATCTTACACAGGATCAATTTCTGGAAATCCTTTTTGAAGAAAATAAAGAACCTAAACATTAA
- the leuB gene encoding 3-isopropylmalate dehydrogenase, with product MKLNIAILPGDGIGPEIIGQALEVTKTVCKKFGHELIYKHALVGACAIDETGSPYPDATHELCMQSDAVLFGAIGSPKYDNDPSATVRPEQGLLAMRKKLGLYANIRPVTTFKSLIHKSPLRSNLIDGADFMCIRELTGGLYFGRPQGRSEDGQTAYDTCVYTREEIERIVKLAYEYAMKRRKKLTVVDKANILATSRLWREVAQDIAKKYPEVETDFLFVDNAAMRMIQWPKSFDVIVTENMFGDILTDEGSVITGSLGMLPSASIGVYTSVFEPIHGSYPQAAGKNIANPLATILSAAMMLEYAFGLKEEARLIREAVNASIEIGIVTEDIAGEGSKAYKTSEVGEYIVNYISQK from the coding sequence ATGAAATTAAACATCGCAATTTTACCGGGAGACGGAATAGGTCCCGAAATCATAGGACAGGCATTGGAAGTGACCAAAACCGTGTGCAAAAAATTCGGTCATGAACTCATTTATAAACACGCACTCGTAGGAGCTTGTGCCATAGACGAAACCGGTTCCCCCTACCCCGATGCAACGCACGAGTTATGTATGCAATCGGATGCCGTTCTTTTCGGTGCCATAGGCTCACCGAAATATGATAACGACCCATCCGCCACCGTAAGACCGGAACAAGGTTTACTGGCTATGCGTAAAAAGTTGGGACTATATGCCAATATACGTCCTGTAACGACATTCAAAAGCCTTATCCATAAATCTCCTCTCCGTTCCAATCTGATCGACGGCGCCGATTTCATGTGTATCCGGGAACTCACCGGCGGACTTTATTTCGGACGTCCACAGGGACGAAGTGAAGACGGACAGACTGCCTATGATACTTGTGTTTACACCCGGGAAGAAATTGAACGCATAGTAAAGCTTGCATACGAATATGCCATGAAACGGCGAAAAAAATTAACTGTCGTAGACAAAGCGAACATTCTGGCAACCTCCCGTTTATGGAGAGAAGTCGCCCAGGACATAGCAAAAAAATATCCCGAAGTAGAAACCGATTTCCTTTTTGTCGATAATGCGGCCATGAGAATGATCCAATGGCCCAAAAGTTTTGACGTTATAGTTACAGAAAACATGTTCGGCGACATTCTCACCGACGAAGGATCGGTCATCACCGGTTCACTAGGAATGTTGCCCTCCGCCTCAATAGGAGTGTATACGTCCGTCTTCGAGCCTATACATGGCTCATATCCTCAGGCCGCAGGAAAAAATATAGCCAATCCGTTAGCAACGATTCTCTCTGCCGCTATGATGTTGGAATACGCATTCGGCTTAAAAGAAGAGGCCCGGCTCATAAGAGAGGCTGTTAATGCTTCCATAGAAATCGGTATTGTTACGGAAGATATCGCAGGAGAAGGATCTAAAGCATACAAAACCAGCGAAGTAGGTGAATACATAGTAAACTACATCAGCCAAAAATAA
- the gcvPB gene encoding aminomethyl-transferring glycine dehydrogenase subunit GcvPB, translated as MKYYDKLIFELSKKGRIGYSLPSDNIFTTCSTEDIPVNLRRENEAELPEVSELDVVRHYTNVSNKNFGVETGFYPLGSCTMKYNPKINEEIASLSAFTSLHPFQPENTVQGALKLYYELAVALSEISGLAAFTLNPFAGAHGELTGLMIMRQYHIDRNDLKRTKVIVPNSAHGTNPASAAVCGLEIVEVLSNEDGTINVDDLKKHLDETVAGIMMTNPNTLGIFETSIPEIARLVHDCGGLLYYDGANLNPLLGKCRPGDMGFDIMHINLHKTFSTPHGGGGPGSGPVGVCEKLVNLLPNPQIKKDGERYYIANSDKAIGRVSGFFGNFTVMMKAYCYILSLGKENLRYVGPLATLNANYIKESLKDHYFLPIEDICKHEFVFDGLKDKSTGVTTLDIAKRLLDYGYHAPTIYFPLLFHESIMIEPTETESIETLDEFIAVMKKVADEALEHPDIVKNAPHSTPVRRLDETMAARNPILKYKDLPNLI; from the coding sequence ATGAAATACTATGATAAATTGATTTTCGAGTTATCGAAAAAAGGACGCATCGGCTATTCCTTACCTTCGGATAATATTTTCACAACCTGTTCCACAGAGGATATACCAGTGAATCTGAGAAGAGAAAATGAAGCAGAATTACCCGAAGTAAGCGAACTGGATGTGGTAAGACACTATACCAATGTTTCTAATAAAAATTTCGGAGTAGAGACAGGATTTTACCCTTTGGGCTCCTGTACAATGAAATACAATCCTAAAATTAATGAAGAAATAGCGTCATTATCTGCTTTTACATCTTTGCATCCGTTCCAACCGGAAAATACGGTACAGGGAGCTTTAAAACTATACTACGAACTGGCTGTTGCTCTTTCCGAAATATCCGGACTGGCAGCTTTTACTCTCAACCCTTTTGCCGGCGCTCACGGGGAGCTTACAGGTCTTATGATCATGAGGCAGTATCACATAGACAGAAACGACCTGAAACGCACTAAAGTAATAGTCCCTAACAGTGCACACGGAACGAATCCGGCAAGTGCCGCCGTATGCGGGCTGGAAATAGTGGAAGTCCTTTCTAATGAAGACGGAACTATTAATGTTGACGATCTGAAAAAACATCTGGATGAAACGGTTGCCGGTATCATGATGACTAACCCTAATACCTTGGGGATATTTGAAACATCTATACCTGAAATAGCAAGGCTTGTACACGATTGCGGAGGGCTACTGTATTATGACGGGGCAAATCTGAATCCGTTACTGGGAAAATGCAGACCGGGAGACATGGGATTCGATATCATGCATATTAATCTTCACAAAACATTTTCAACCCCTCACGGAGGAGGGGGGCCCGGCAGCGGTCCGGTAGGTGTATGTGAAAAGCTGGTAAATCTGCTCCCGAATCCCCAGATAAAAAAAGACGGGGAACGCTATTATATCGCCAACAGCGATAAAGCCATCGGAAGAGTTTCAGGGTTTTTCGGAAATTTCACTGTAATGATGAAAGCCTACTGTTACATACTGTCGCTGGGAAAAGAGAATTTGAGATATGTTGGTCCCCTCGCCACTTTAAATGCCAACTATATCAAAGAATCCCTGAAAGATCATTACTTTCTTCCTATAGAAGATATATGCAAACATGAATTCGTATTCGACGGGCTTAAAGATAAATCTACCGGTGTCACCACACTGGATATAGCAAAACGTCTGCTGGATTATGGATATCATGCGCCTACGATTTATTTTCCTCTCTTATTTCACGAATCGATCATGATAGAACCAACGGAAACGGAATCTATCGAAACACTGGATGAATTTATAGCAGTAATGAAGAAAGTAGCAGACGAAGCTCTGGAGCATCCCGATATCGTAAAAAATGCCCCCCATTCTACTCCCGTCCGCAGACTGGATGAGACTATGGCGGCAAGAAACCCGATATTGAAATACAAAGACTTACCAAACCTAATTTAA
- the gcvH gene encoding glycine cleavage system protein GcvH, producing MSRVPEELKYTESHEWIKVDGEYGYIGITDYAQHQLGNIVYVDMPEVDDEINKGEEFGAVESVKAASDLLSPVSGTVVEINENLESSPELINEDAYENWIFKIKLSDPSELNKLMNSQEYEATCK from the coding sequence ATGAGCAGAGTACCAGAAGAGTTAAAATACACCGAGTCTCATGAATGGATAAAAGTAGACGGAGAATACGGTTACATAGGAATTACCGACTATGCCCAGCACCAACTGGGAAATATCGTATATGTTGATATGCCGGAAGTAGATGATGAAATAAACAAGGGTGAAGAATTCGGAGCCGTAGAAAGTGTCAAGGCAGCCAGCGATCTTTTATCCCCTGTAAGCGGTACTGTCGTCGAAATAAACGAAAATCTGGAATCATCCCCGGAGCTTATCAATGAAGATGCTTACGAAAACTGGATTTTCAAGATAAAACTGAGCGATCCCTCCGAACTGAACAAACTTATGAATAGTCAGGAATATGAAGCTACCTGTAAATAA